GGTGACATTATATCATAGTacaattttatgagacagatatcttaatCGACTTATAAAAAACTATTACATTTTATAACAAAAGTATATGTTCCATTATAAATATGAAACTGGTTCACCTGtttcataaatatataaatccGTAAGGCCGTCTCACAATTACCACTCAAACTCTTTATTTGTTTGTATtttgttgaaattttttttgtaatgatTCGAGAATTTCAAGTTGTTAAAATGGAGACATGTTATGTTATACATCTATgtaatttcattttaaaaaattattaacctTACCTGATatcataaagttttccaaacaCAGGCACCAAAAGATTGACTAAAAAGCAAATAAGTTTGGACGGGGTTCGCGAGTTTGGGGTTACATTTTGGCCTTTCAGTCATCACCTAGTCTCTTTTTCTAAATATACCAACGAAAGAAACATATGACGCAtgtcattttcaaaaaaatggtTGTAAAAAAATcccaaatttattataaaatttgaaaattgatATATTCTAATTACTTATTTATGAAAATTATCTCTAGATTTTTTTACCAGAAAATTACTAATTTATACAAACTAatggaaaaataaaatgaatagcAATACATTGAGAGGTCGGTCAGTCGTTCTCTATACGTAACAAGCATTCACTCCCCAAATCTTGAGTCAAAGTACCTTCACCACTGCCCGATATCTTAACCTTCAAATTCTCACAGAACACCTTCAAAACTTCCTGTTTGTAGACTACATCAGAAGATCTAAAACTTATGTGAAAAGCCAATCTCAAGCTGAAAACAACAATCCCATTTCTCTGATCCTGGACAAGACTCGGAAGCACTAAACTCTGCAAGTTTGCGCCACCAGTGATCTGTTCCGCAGGGACGATGACGTTCAGATTCAAAGCCTGTCTCTTCTGTATTTGGAAAGGTTGCATTAAAGAGATCCCCATCATGGCCTCCCGGTAGAAAACAGAAGATCTAACTTTACTGAATTCTATTTCGAGTTCTTCGTTTAAGTTCGTCGCGGTGACATTGGCGTCCCATGTGCCCGTACAAGACGTATCCGTGGCGGTGAAGTTCGATAAATGGAGGGACATGACTTGGAAACCGGGGATGTTGGTTCCGAAGAGGAACCACATGACTAGACTCATAGTGCACATAATGGCCACAAGGACGATCATGAACATCAGCATCACTCGTCCAAATGAGGTTGATTTTTTGGGCTCAGGGATCATAGGGAGATACGGGTTCTGATAGTAGTACGCGTTGAATGAGTCAGAATGCGGATTCGAGGCATAAATGGGGTAGTTTCCGTGATTAGGGAATGATGAGGAGGAGGCCGCTACAGGGTTCATTTGAACAGGATAGCCGGGGGGGATTTGAGGGTACTGTGTTTGATTGCATCTGCCCATGGAAGGGTATCCGATCACGGGTTTCTCTTTCGGGTCGAGGGATGGCGAAGCTGAGGTTCCCATTTTCTTGAACTTCCTCTCCCTGTGAGTTTCCCAAACCAGATAGGCAGAGGAATTTGTTGAGAAAGAGGGGTTAGTTTCTCTTCAAGAGTTTGAAATGATGGTGCAAATTTAGACTTGGAAGAGATGAAAATATCGAATGAAACGAGGCGTCCAACGTAATATTTGGGTGACTGAGCAATCGAAATTCAACCATTTTTTTTCTCCTGGTTTTTGGATAAGCAAAAGATCCGGATGGGAGTGAAACAAGGAACCGAACGTACTAAAATAGGAATTGGATCGCCTGATTTTCTCCATTTGTTGTTATTTTCAAACCTAGTCAAACTCAAAGCCCCTAGATTTTATTGGCAAGATATTTTGGTTTTTCCTTGATCATACCTCAAGATTTGAGTCTTAAAATAAAAACCAAGCAATCTTGCTTCTCGATATCAAAATAGTGCTTTATCTCGAATTCTCTCACCAATCTTGAACCAAGTTTAAGTTCaaaattgatttattttaaaatttatgtgaCGGAGCGATTGTAGTTCTTCAACAATATATAATCAatttatgataataataataaactacTAATACAAGATCCCATGTTTTTTtgcctatttttggaaaatgtcTTTTTTATGgttaatattaaaatatggttcttaatttattttattttattttattactaTCATCATGCatgtaatatttaaattataattgtCATCATCATTCGATTCCACATATTCATAAATGTTCTAccactttttcttattttttttaattgtataaaattaataaaataaaaaagactACCAAATGAGTTTGAATCCGTGGCAGTGTTATCGTTATAGATTCATAAAGTTTTTGAGTgtgcaattttattattattattattattattgttattattatttatgttaaaaAGCCTAACCTAGCTACAGAGATTTTCAAACAAAACGACGTGTCTCTGACAACCATGAATAAAACGTTTAAACACAATACATTGTCATAAAACGTCAAACAACAGCAACCGGCCTCCTGGGCCAAGAAATGATCACTCACGTtcgtttatttttaattttcctcCACAGACTAAATATTTGGAACTCCCGCCAATTTGTATGTAGGTGGTGCAGGTACAGACGGGGGACTTGGTTCGAGTACCTGAAGCATACCAGTTGCTAGCCTCCTAGTAAGATCTTCAGCTGAGACTTTCACAACATCCCTTCGCATGCCAATGTCAGCTGCGTAACGGCTAGCACAATAAACCCCAACAGCAGTTGCTGCCATCCCATAAATATTAGTCGTCACAAGAAGCAGAGGCGTAGACAAGACAGCAGCAAGGGGGCCGCCTATGATAGACACGGCCTGTCCACTTTGGCCCATCGTGCTCTGATCCAGCACAAGCAATCCTGTCTTGCAGTAAATTGCAAAGTCTTCACAGTTGTTCTTGAATACATTGTAGCACCCAAACCCATTATCAAGAAGGTACTTTGCTCGATGAACCACGACGTCATCTTCATCAGAGACGGCGAGGGTGCATGTTCCTCCACGTGCTTTTGCAAGAAAGAGTGCATGGTTCACCGAGTACTCAAAGCGATACAGAACACCACCAGCTAAGAAGCAGTTCAAGCACGAGGAGGCCACCCCGTGACCCTCTTCTACGTGGACACATGTGGGGCATGGCACAAGAGACCGAGCTGGTCCAGAGCTCACTAAGAGAAGATCTAAGACTGTACCAGTTCCAACTTCTTGGCCACGTCTTGTGAAGTGTACGACTTTATGGTCCCCAATATAGATTCCTGTGGCATACATGAATATTAGCAGACACAataatcatgaaaaatatttgactAGAATAACACAGAAAAAATTAACCTTCAAACATTTAGAAGAGAGAGACTGGTTGATTTAGCAGAAAATTATGATGCCACAATAGCAAGACTTCTATGACTATCGTCATTTTCAAATGAGTAAACCTCTTCACTATTTACCTTTATTTAACTCAACCCAACTGCCGGAACTAAAAACAAATCATGAGAGTCTTAGATATCAAACTATGAGCTATCAATTCTAAATCCACCGCACAGTGGTGTTAAAAAAAGGGAAACGTTCCAAGCGCCTATCAGTTTTTGTCCAGAAGTGAGGATTTATTTCATATCTTCCCTCTATGGCCTTTTCCCATATATGATACCAGCTCAACCATGAATCAGGCGTGTCGATTCTTAGGGGGGGAATTAAAACTAGCAAAATTGCTGGCTTCAGtagaaagcaaaaaaaaaaaaaaagtagaaaTGGGAACTCCTTGACATATTATATGCATGGAACATAGTCCAAATTCGAAAAATAAAGACTGAAATCCACAAATAATTGATGTGGATGAAGGAATGGAAATATTTTTGCATGCACTGATGGGTGATTAAAAACTTGGTTTCATCCATACAAGTTTGTGCAGTGGTGGAGCCAGAAATTTTAGGCTACCCGGAGTGGACTTTTGAACTCTGAAATTGTTTAATGTTTTAAATACCCGggctaatataaaattaatcaaatttttttaaaaaaattgacacataaaaagttataaaaattttggGCCACCCGTGCTACATAGCTCCGCCTCTGGGTTTGCATGAAGACAAAGAAGGTTTGCTCTTCCACCAGGTGACTTAAAAGAAATTGATATGTACAGTAACAGTGAAAGTGTTTTCCAGTTAAAGGAAATGTTTAGCTGGCTCAAAGCTTAAAGGGATTTGTGGTGAGAACTGAGAAGCATGAAGAAAAGGCCAAatcaacaaaataaaaagatCCCTAGAACATTGAACTAAAATAAACGAATTTTTTAGGttaatttgattattaataGGCCAGATTTCAGAGGAAAATAACTTatatatgcgacagaaacagaTTGGCCGTCGAGATTTTCAAGTGTAGACCTCTTGCCAAAGTTTTAGGGGGGTCATTCAAATTTCGATGAAAATTGATGTAAGGACCattaaattgtcaaaaattgtaaACACAAATGACCAAACACGTCTCGAGTGTCACGACGAGAGATTAAATGCAACTCTAATGTAACTTCCCTACGACTCGTATTTAAAGTTCGATTCAGCAAAATACACTTCTCCATCAAACAAATTGGCACCAACATTTTCTTACAAAACCTAACAAAGAAAAATGTCTTCTTCTCCccaaataaaatacaaaatcaaaagGATGAGGTATCGGTCAGATGAAAAAATTAAACAGGAAAATGACAGCACTAATCGCTCACAAATTGTTCCATATTCCGAACAAAGAAAAAGCGAGCAATCATAAAAAGCTGACCATGGTGAGCATAAACATATGCTGTGCGCCATGAATATATGTGATCGCCTGGTTTGAGGCTGCTCCTTTGAATCCTGCCcgtttttattcaaacacaCACAATTAAAAAAACACGATCCAGTAAAAACAAAAACCAAGAACAAAGTATACATCAACAAAATTTGGAAACAATTATAATTGAAATTTACCGGTTCGAGAGCAGCCCCATTTCGCTTATTCAAGACGCGGTGGAACCTTTACTTAAATTTGCAAGATTTGATGCTTAGCAGTTAAGGAAAACAGATCGTGGAGGAACAACTGCTTGTGTCCGCGTGTGGTGTCTACGCGTCGGCAGTCGACTTAGATCTTGACTAAATGGAACTCCAATCCCAAATAGCAAGACCATCTTCAATCTtagattttttaataaaaatattcttttaatataaaaagtcaTTTGAATGTAAAAAATTATTTCGtttgatattaaataaataatacataattTAATTTGGTTGTTTGTtagatttaaatgttttatagttaattaatttcaattcaaagtattaaaaaatttataattattatttcaaaaaaaatcaggaaaagtaatttttatgtttatctaaaattaaaaatataaaattatatataattttttttatttaattaaaacataaaataatatattaaacaaAATCATAACACCGTATTGCCGTAGGAgtgatcaatttttttttttattacagcTCGAACCGCATTGCACTGTACtgtttttaagaatattttataaaatcacGATTAAAAATAGTAATCATAAACCGCACCTCCCAAGAACCGCACCAACCGCCTAAACCGTTTGTCATAATAATTGGCGtagaattataataatttgtaaataATATATGCAATTAAAGAAGTCGCTCTCATTATATTTATATCTCAACGCTCTTCGAAATTATTACTCTTACAAAGAAGACTTATATTCATCTTAATTATTCTGCATATTAGCCTTTTATTagactatttatttttttacaaaaatattttgtttaaagtttgaaattaaaaaaaaagataaaatagtATAGATGTTATTTTTGTTGTGAGTGTGttgtgttgttaaattattaacttagttttgaaacttaattattgttttttcttttttttatttgaactatattttatttgacaaaaacttgtgtgagaatgTCTCATgagttgtatttgtgagacggatatcttatttgagttatccatgaaaatttattattttttatgctaatagtattactttttattgtgaatatgggtggagttgatccgtctcacagattaagatccgtgagacggtctcacataagactcactcattttatatttgaaaacgttatattattgttgttttaaaataaattagaatatatgttctaatatttttcatttaaaaaatcgTAAATCAACTGCAACCGTCAAAAAATCGCTCAAAATCGTAATAATAATTGTGCATATAAAATCgtgattatttttataaaatactaTCTAACCACATATGACAAttcgattttaattttttaaaaaacccgtAAAATCACACCATAATCACCCCTACTTATCgttgaaaaatataaaagatTCACCTAATAAAACGTAAGAGAGAGTTgtcctaaataaataaataaataagcatTATTTTCGACGGCTCGATATCAGCGTTAAATCCGCGTGTAAGCAGCTAAGCGCCAGATAAGTTTGACCAGCACGAACAGCACGATGACTATAGCAGGACAGTATATCTTCTTTACCACTCAAAATCTGCAACATTAGATATTCATTGAAGAAATGAATCTTATTTGATGCCTATACCATAGAATATTTGAATTTTGGTGTACTTCTTCATGAATTGTGCGTTTCTAGTAAATTTCTATAATAGATTTTATTCATGCAATTcaatttgaaatataaaaatgCTAATATTTTAGCAATATATAACCCCCATGTGTGTGGTTATGAAAGAAAGTCAAAGATAACTTGGCAAAAAGTAAATACTTTGGCCCGCAAATACGTAAATTAGACTTTGCATCTTTGAAAAGTCTTTGTCCAAATCCCAATTTCATgccaatttttaattaaaaacgaACTCCCTTCCCTTTCCCCATTTATCTGACACACAATAAACACATGAAATTAGCCACAATTGCGTGTTTTTGACCTTTTGACTTTCTTGAATCTCTCCCCTTATCTTGATCCATATAAAACCATATCCATTCACCACAATTCTTCGAACAAACAAAAGAGATTCGTCCATTTACTCTACACACTTCTTCATTCTCTTCAAAGAAATCAAGATTCAAATCAATGGCGGAGGTGGAGATTCCTCCATATTTTCTCTGCCCCATTACTCTAGATATCATGAAAGATCCGGTGACAATCTCGACCGGGATAACATACGACAGAGACAGCATAGAAAACTGGATTTTTTCTCTGGAGAAGATTACATGTCCGGTCACAAAACAGCTTCTTTTCGACACGGAATTGACCCCAAACATCACTCTCCGGCGCCTGATCCAATCCTGGTGCGTGCTCCATGCCTCGCAAGGCGTAGAAAGGCTGCCAACCCCGAAAGCTCCAACCAGCAGATCACAGATTTTAAAGCTTCTAAATGATGCCAATTCTCCAGATATGCAGATGAATTGCCTACAAAGACTTAAATCCATCTCTTATCAGAATCAAGCCAATAAAAGATGCATGGAAACAGTGGGAACAGCTGAGTTTTTGGCGTTCTTGATCGTCCAGAAAACACTTGATTTGGAATCAGAATCCAAACAAGCCTGTGAGGTAGCTTTAAGCATTCTCTACAATCTCCAGTTATCAGAATCAGGCGTGAAATCGATCAGCAATCAAGAATTCATCGAAGCCTTGAGAAGGATTATGCAATGGGGAAGCTACGAATCTCGGGCTTATGCTGTCATGTTACTAGAGTCAATTCTTGAAGTAACTGATCCAGCTCAAATAGTCTCAACCATAAATCCCGAGTCCTTTTCCCAATGCATACAAATCTTGAAAGATGAAATCTCACAAAAGGCTACAAAAGCCACCCTCAAAGTACTGATCAATATCTGTCAATGGGGGAGGAACAGAATTAAAGCTGTGGAAGCTGGAGCTGTGAATCTATTAATCGATCTTCTACTCGATTATTCAGATAAAAGGGCCTGTGAAatgattttggttttgttgGATTTGCTGTGTCAGTGTGCGGAGGGGAGAGCCGAGTTACTAAACCACAGTGCAGGATTAGCCATTGTTTCGAAAAAAATTCTTAGGGTTTCTCAGGTGGCAAGCGAGAAGGCAGTAAAGATTTTGTATTCCGTTTCGAGATTTTCCGCGACTCCTGGAGTTCTGCAGGAGATGTTACAGTGTGGGGTTGTGGCGAAATTGTGTCTGGTTCTTCAGGTTGATTGTGGGATCAAAATAAAAGAGAGAATCAGAGAAATGCTTAAATTGCATTCCAGAGCGTGGAGGAATTCTTCATGCATACCCAATAATTTGATTTGTTCATATCCATCTTGATTATAATTAGCTATTTTTTCCGTACATAAATTTAGACGGGATAATCAGTgcctttattaaaatattttcttgaaaatattttgcTTGTTCTATCTTTTTTAAAATTCCCAAACTTTGACTAGAATCAGGTTTAATTTGGGACGAGTACAAACAAGTTGTGTCAATGGGAAAACAAAGCGGGACTATTATCATGTATTAAAGAtcgtaaattaaattaaattaaattttactaataattgataaaataaataactttAGGCTACATTTGGATCgatgattttgaagcaaaaCTATTAACTTCAAATCGACATCTTGCGTTATTATATAATGTTTCATGTTAATcataatgaatttcaaattcatccaATTACaaagaaatttgaaattcattatttttttataactaatatataaataaatattatatgaatttaagatttcatttattgttttattgtcaataataaaattatagtCGAAATTCATTGATTTAAAATCTCTCTCCCCAAATTCAtcatggcaaaaacttatgtgagacggtctctcgggtcgtatttgtgagacagatctcttatttgggtcacccatgaaaaagtattactttttatgttaagtgtGTTTTGTTGAGtgaattaaataaggatagattaatttaagggtgtgtttggttgagttgattaaataaggatagattaatagtcaaatatttatcgttaaaattttaagatgttttaataatcattttgacctggtttaagatccaattttattaatcaaatagttatccataaaattggatcttaaacctactcaaaatgattattaaaataatttaaaattttaacgatattaAGATGAATTTAAACTTTCgaataataaatatttgaaacgTTGATCAACTAACAACAACATGCTAGCGCCGGAACTTATTTCTCGTGGGGCTGtctttttaatatataattattattattattttcatttatttatataaaattagatTTCATTGAAGCAAGACAATCAACATGATCTCGCAAATAAGTGCAAGTAACATATTTTCGGTTTTGTCGTAACTGGGAAAAATTAGCTTTTGATGGTAAATATTAAATACTTATTACCATCAAATGTTTTTCCTaagttttaatttaaataatcaaCATCGTGTGATAAAAGTTCGTCGTTTCtaatataatttttagagaGAATTTAGGAAAAAACAAAGATAGCCATGTGGTGCATTATCAATTAGCCACTTTGCATCAAGCACAGTTGCCACAGAAATTTAAGATAGGTGTGTGattgaaattatattttaatttcgaGTCGTAATCAacactaattatatatattttttaaaaggttgatttaataaaaaagaaaattaaaaataaattaactgGTGCTCTAGATGTTTCTGATGAGTTGATCAGAAAATTGAAAAACAAAAGATAACCAATTTATTCATTAAAATCGTTTGGTTTTTGATATGAACAAATACTACTTAAatatgtaatattttttaataattaaatatataaaaatgatagtTAATAtaatatctgatttgattgattaatttgattaaattttaaataatgtgaTATTATCGTtttgttttttgaaaatatttaaaaaaaattaatattatttaattaaatataatattataattttaattcaatgatttgattgatatgaaATAAATGATTGATATAAGATAAACGATTGATAtgtgaatatttaatataatgtaTCAAATATGAGATTAAACTAGATAAAAATATGGATAAATAATACAGGGAACCAAACATACTTCTAGTccacttttattttaaaaaagaaccCAAAAATAAATCTCGAACTCCAAATTCTccaacaaaataacaagtaattaatatacaaataaacacaacaataaaaatgatAGTAATATCGATCACCTGGAAAATGTAAACAAAAAAGCAAATATAGGGGATGTTGAAACTACAAATGAACTTCGATTTTCCTCACTTGGCCGGTGGTGGCTGGGCTGGAGGCGGCTGAGCTTGCCCACCGCCTCCGCCGCCACCACCAGACCCGCCACCAGAACTCTTCCATGGCTGAAGAgataaaacaataatcaagataaTAATCAGCAAGATGATAATCCCAAAACAAGTCCATTTCCTGGTATTTTTCTGATGTTTCCTGGCAACCACGAGCTGATTAGTCCCACCTCTGACAAAAGAATTAGCCCTGTTCACCTGGCTTTCGATATCATCAAGCTGCTCCCCCTGGCTCTGCACAAGCACCGCCATATCCAAAAAGACCTGGTGCAATTCCCTCagatttctctccatttccttGACCGCATCATGCCTCTCTTGAATCTCCATTATTGTGTCCATAACCTGTCCCCTTCCCTGTTGCTGAATCGCTTTCTGAAGAAAAGTCTCGCTCTCCCCAGTTTCTATCAAATCATCCAGGATCTTTTCATCAGGATTCTCTCCTGTCACAGTGTAATATCTCCGCTGCACGGTTTCGCGATACTCGGATCCCATTTTCTGCCTCAGATCGTTGAATCTAGTCATGGTTTCTTGAAGCTTTTTCCTCAGGCCATTGACAACTGAGGTCCGTGTCCGATCGGAGGAACTTCCGGGACCGCATCCGGGGAGGCCCCGATTTGCGGCATTAGAGCGATCCAGCGCTTCTAACCGAACTTTTATCACTTTTGCTTTCTTGAGAGAGGCAGAGATGTCCGAATCCATACGGGAGCGGAGATCTTTCACGGTTTTCGCGTTGTGGAGAGTCTTACTCTGCTCGTGAGAAGACTGAAGCTGGGTGTAGAGGGATTCCAGTTCCCCAAGCTCCTCTTTAACGGCTTCCACATCATCGAAAAAACGATCCAAGTTGACGCCGCCGGTGGAGCCGGAATTCGTCATCTGGATTGAATGGGAATTCGGCGGCGGGGATTGATCTTGTTCCCGGAAACGGGAGAAGGATCCTGAAAAAAGATCgttcattttcttctaaatcgaTCTTCTGGACTTTTATCCTCAGTCGATTGACGTTCTCGTGAAGATCGAATATACAAAGAAATGGTTCCGGAGGATTGaataaatgaagatgaaatggtGGAAAAGACGGGTTCTTATGTCGTGGTACAGGCGTACGAAGCTGCTGGGGACCTTGTTGAATGGGTCAGACAAGACTGGTCAAATGAGTCGTCTTCCGTGTTATTACAAACAGAAAAGTCAACCAACACTTAATTTTTTAGGAAGGGCTCGTTCTATTTTCAGGATAAATCGttgttttattaaaaaatatcttcaaatttatttatttcatatttcatattaatttaaatagatttCATGGTTACtcaataacaaaaatatttaaaatttattctaTTTTGTATAATTAACacgtaaataattaaaatataaatctaAAAATTTCATCTACTTTTTATTCTTaactataaaataataattaaaatctatatAGTTCATATCCATCTATCCAATTCAACCTACGTGTTTTTCAAAAACaattacaaaattttattttacaataaaaatatataattacttttattttataattttttttaaaaaaaactatctTAAACTTATTAAAACACAGTTATGTCATCATGTCAGCGCATTGTATTGTTTATTGAAATGAATCGCataattttattgaattaacTTAGAACATATTATTTAACGTGTGAGGGGCTTATCGCATAACCAAATAATGAGATAATAAAAAGTGGGCCCCCCCCCCATGGAAATCGCGAAATTTCAAAGGAAAGGATAACACGCGGAGTTGCTAGCAAAGATAAGATATGATCTATCATTTATATTTTCTCtcgaattataaaatttaaacttttCATGTAAAAGTTCAAACTCGTAAACTATGTAATGCTCGTGGACGTGGCTCTGTTACATCTGGTGTTGTttattttgacaaaaacttgtgtgagacgatttcacgagtcgtattttacgagatgaatatcttatttgagtagAAAATATGACGTTTTTATGTtaaagagtattattttttattgtgaatatgtctcacagataaagattcgagataccgtctcacaaaagacatactcaTTTACTTTTCGGATGCCTAAACAAGCTGAAGATTTCAATATGAATATGAAAGTATTCcaaatatatgaatatatcatcaatttggCACATGTACGTATAAGGCTGAGACCGTACCCCTGAGGTTCATGGCATTGCCCGATGCGTTCTCTCGTATGTCTTAAACTGCTGATGGAGTTATCCGCTCCGCGACTTGTAAATTCAATGACCGGCCTTCCACATCCTAGTTGTATCAACGAGTGGAAGAGGATATTAGAAGAAGCATAACATGAAAACCATCCCAATGAGTGGCAGAGTTAGAAGTTTAGGACGGAGGAGAAGAAACTAAAATTTGAGAAATTTAGGAGCGGTGATATTGTATTGTCATGCatgttatataatataataacatAAAAATACATGAGTTTATAAGAAAACTTAAGAAAGAATTAAGATGATGATCTCTGACAGCCCCCATAGATCTGGTTGGCAAAAAGGAACTAATTAAGAGATGACATTCAAGTGTTAATTTACCAATCCATTCATTGCTTCAAGTGCGGATTCTACTTCTTCCGCAGGACGAAAAAGTTACGAATCCAAAGCCTCGTGATCTCCCAGTATCTTTATCGAAGATGACTTTGGCACTTGTGAATCCTGGCTGTTGTGCGAAGGTTTCTCTGAGAGCTTCAGAGGTTAGGCTCCAACTGAGGTTGCCTGCATACATTTTGTGAGGGCTGTCTACAAAGCCCTTCTTGTTGATTCTTGCCTTCAGACGACTCATCGACTCCCTTTCACCTCCTTTTCGCACCTCAGGGAAGTTTACCTTTGCATTGCGGCCCCCGATTTCCTGTTGCATGATGTAAATTCTCATTCTATCAAGAGCTAACATATATATAGTCTCACATATGCATGTACTGAGTCAGT
The Primulina eburnea isolate SZY01 chromosome 5, ASM2296580v1, whole genome shotgun sequence genome window above contains:
- the LOC140831882 gene encoding uncharacterized protein is translated as MGTSASPSLDPKEKPVIGYPSMGRCNQTQYPQIPPGYPVQMNPVAASSSSFPNHGNYPIYASNPHSDSFNAYYYQNPYLPMIPEPKKSTSFGRVMLMFMIVLVAIMCTMSLVMWFLFGTNIPGFQVMSLHLSNFTATDTSCTGTWDANVTATNLNEELEIEFSKVRSSVFYREAMMGISLMQPFQIQKRQALNLNVIVPAEQITGGANLQSLVLPSLVQDQRNGIVVFSLRLAFHISFRSSDVVYKQEVLKVFCENLKVKISGSGEGTLTQDLGSECLLRIEND
- the LOC140832396 gene encoding E3 ubiquitin-protein ligase PUB23-like, with protein sequence MAEVEIPPYFLCPITLDIMKDPVTISTGITYDRDSIENWIFSLEKITCPVTKQLLFDTELTPNITLRRLIQSWCVLHASQGVERLPTPKAPTSRSQILKLLNDANSPDMQMNCLQRLKSISYQNQANKRCMETVGTAEFLAFLIVQKTLDLESESKQACEVALSILYNLQLSESGVKSISNQEFIEALRRIMQWGSYESRAYAVMLLESILEVTDPAQIVSTINPESFSQCIQILKDEISQKATKATLKVLINICQWGRNRIKAVEAGAVNLLIDLLLDYSDKRACEMILVLLDLLCQCAEGRAELLNHSAGLAIVSKKILRVSQVASEKAVKILYSVSRFSATPGVLQEMLQCGVVAKLCLVLQVDCGIKIKERIREMLKLHSRAWRNSSCIPNNLICSYPS
- the LOC140832397 gene encoding syntaxin-121-like; the encoded protein is MNDLFSGSFSRFREQDQSPPPNSHSIQMTNSGSTGGVNLDRFFDDVEAVKEELGELESLYTQLQSSHEQSKTLHNAKTVKDLRSRMDSDISASLKKAKVIKVRLEALDRSNAANRGLPGCGPGSSSDRTRTSVVNGLRKKLQETMTRFNDLRQKMGSEYRETVQRRYYTVTGENPDEKILDDLIETGESETFLQKAIQQQGRGQVMDTIMEIQERHDAVKEMERNLRELHQVFLDMAVLVQSQGEQLDDIESQVNRANSFVRGGTNQLVVARKHQKNTRKWTCFGIIILLIIILIIVLSLQPWKSSGGGSGGGGGGGGQAQPPPAQPPPAK
- the LOC140832395 gene encoding protein LEAD-SENSITIVE 1-like yields the protein MGLLSNRIQRSSLKPGDHIYSWRTAYVYAHHGIYIGDHKVVHFTRRGQEVGTGTVLDLLLVSSGPARSLVPCPTCVHVEEGHGVASSCLNCFLAGGVLYRFEYSVNHALFLAKARGGTCTLAVSDEDDVVVHRAKYLLDNGFGCYNVFKNNCEDFAIYCKTGLLVLDQSTMGQSGQAVSIIGGPLAAVLSTPLLLVTTNIYGMAATAVGVYCASRYAADIGMRRDVVKVSAEDLTRRLATGMLQVLEPSPPSVPAPPTYKLAGVPNI